A segment of the uncultured Desulfobulbus sp. genome:
CCTATGCCTCCAAAGAGCAGCGAAACTATTCCCACCAAAACCTGCTTGAATCGCGCAAGATCTACGGGGCGGCCAAAGATAAATTCATGACCCTGCCTCTCTTCAAAGAGGTCACCGCCGAATGGCAGGAGTTCAACAGCAACATTAGCAAGTGGGTCCAGGTGAACAACGAGGCGGTCGACCTCTCCAAACAGCTCATTGAGATGGATATGATCAATCCGGATGTGCTGAAAGAGCACATGGCAGACTTTGAGATCGCCCACAATGCCTTACTGGCGAAGGTCGGCCGTTTGCTCCTCAATGGAATTCCCTTTGAGGGGGGGACCTCAAGTACGGCCTGTGCCCTTGGCAAGTGGATGGACCACATGGACACGACCAACCCGCAGATGGTGGCTTTGGTCAGGCAACTCAAACCGATTCACAACCAGTTGCATAGCGATGTGGCCCTTGCCAAGCAACTGGCGACCAACGGCCAAGCCGACGAGGCCAAGGGTGTCTTTGCAGACAAAATTACCCCCGCCTCGGAGAAGGTCTTTGATCTTGTCCATCAGATGATCGCCATCGTTGACGATGCCAACGAAAAATTTCAAAAAATGAACACGTTGCTGCTCGAGGACGGCGAAAAGTACCAGAAACAAACCTTTGCCGCCATCGACAGCATCGTCCAGAAAGCTGAAGCTACAGCACAATCCACCGTCCAGTCCGCGCAGGACAGCGCCCACCGGGGTGAGTTGACGACCACCATCTGCCTGGTCATCGGTTTCATCCTGGCCGTTGCCCTGGGGTTGATCCTCACCCGGTTGATCACCAAACCGCTCTTCATGGGCGTTGAACTGGCCAAGGCCATGGCCGCGGGCGACCTGACCCGGACCATGAATGTCAATCAGAAGGATGAAATCGGCATACTGGCCCAATCGCTCAACGACATGGCCCAAAATCTGCGGCGGATGTTCGGCGATATCAAGCAGGGTGTGTCCAGCGTGGATGAATCCTCCTCGCAACTGGCCGCCATCTCCAATCAGATGGCCTCCGGCGCAGAATCGACCGCTGCCCGTTCCGCCCAGGTGGCGACCGCGGCCGAGGAGATGAGCGCCAATCAGAACTCCATCGCCGCCGCCATGGAAGAGGCCTCGGTCAATGTCAACATGGTGGCTGCCGCAGCCGAGGAGATGAACGCGACCATCACTGAAATCGCGCAGAACTCGGGCAAGGCGATCGATATCACCTCCAAAGCGGTGCGGCAATCGCAGGAGGCCTCGGCGAGGGTCAATGAGCTTGGCCGTGCCGCCGACGAAATCAACAAGGTCACCGAGGCGATCACCGAAATCTCCGAACAGACCAACCTCCTGGCCCTGAACGCGACCATCGAGGCGGCCCGTGCCGGCGAGGCGGGCAAGGGGTTTGCCGTAGTTGCCAACGAGATCAAGGATCTGGCCAAGCAGACCGCCATGGCCACCCTGGACATCAAGAACAAGATCCAGGGCATCCAGCAGGCAACCGGCGTCACCGTTCACGAAATCAACGAGATCAGTACGGTTATCGCCGATGTCGATCAGATCGTGGCCACCATCGCCTCGGCGGTGGAGGAGCAGTCCGCCACCACCCGCGAGATTTCCGCCAACGTCAACCAGGCGAGCCAGGGCATCAACGAGGTCAACGAGAACGTGGCCCAGAGTTCGGCTGTCTCCTCGGAAATTGCCTCTGATATCGCCACGGTCAACGAAAGTGCCAACGAGATCAACACCGCCAGCAGTCAGGTCAAGATCAGCGCCGAGGCGCTTTCGGGCGTGGCCGACCGACTCAAGGACATGGTCTCCAGATTCAAGATCTGAGATGCAGCTCAAGCGGCCGCAAAGACTGGGTCAAACCTGATAGCCTCGCAACAAGTCAACAACCTGAAAATCACATACCGTGAAATCAGTTGGTTACGAAGCGCGAAACGTCGTTCTCGAGGCTTTTTACGAGAACGACAAACCTGCCGAGTGAAAAAAGCCGTTTCTCCTTTTCCGGGAAACGGCTTTTTTGTGGATCGGTTGGGATGGTGGGGGGATCAACCACCGAGGCTGAAGCTGGAGCGTCAGGGGCAGCTCCCCACGCAGAGCATGGGTAGCGGGGGAAAAGGCAACATCGGCTCAGGCAGGCATGTGCAGGGCGTTGTATACCTTTTCGGCGAGCTCATCGATGGAAAAGGGCTTGTGAATGCAATATCGCTGGATATCATCGCAATCCTTGTCCGTAAAACTCTCCGCATATCCGGACATGAACAGATATTTCAGGTTAGGGTAAAAGGAGCAGAGCAGTTTGGCCAGTTCCACGCCGCCCAT
Coding sequences within it:
- a CDS encoding methyl-accepting chemotaxis protein, which gives rise to MNDFRLGIKLVGGFLMTALIIVLVGILSIRQQSMLGGEVERLGNETIPAVESILVVKSQAASIASLMRSLLTPYASKEQRNYSHQNLLESRKIYGAAKDKFMTLPLFKEVTAEWQEFNSNISKWVQVNNEAVDLSKQLIEMDMINPDVLKEHMADFEIAHNALLAKVGRLLLNGIPFEGGTSSTACALGKWMDHMDTTNPQMVALVRQLKPIHNQLHSDVALAKQLATNGQADEAKGVFADKITPASEKVFDLVHQMIAIVDDANEKFQKMNTLLLEDGEKYQKQTFAAIDSIVQKAEATAQSTVQSAQDSAHRGELTTTICLVIGFILAVALGLILTRLITKPLFMGVELAKAMAAGDLTRTMNVNQKDEIGILAQSLNDMAQNLRRMFGDIKQGVSSVDESSSQLAAISNQMASGAESTAARSAQVATAAEEMSANQNSIAAAMEEASVNVNMVAAAAEEMNATITEIAQNSGKAIDITSKAVRQSQEASARVNELGRAADEINKVTEAITEISEQTNLLALNATIEAARAGEAGKGFAVVANEIKDLAKQTAMATLDIKNKIQGIQQATGVTVHEINEISTVIADVDQIVATIASAVEEQSATTREISANVNQASQGINEVNENVAQSSAVSSEIASDIATVNESANEINTASSQVKISAEALSGVADRLKDMVSRFKI